From a single Arthrobacter sp. SLBN-112 genomic region:
- the gndA gene encoding NADP-dependent phosphogluconate dehydrogenase, whose translation MSAHIGVTGLAVMGANLARNLARNGFTVALHNRSVEKTHALLEKHGSEGDFIRTETLQELVDSLEKPRRVLIMVKAGKPVDSVIEQLEPLLEPGDIIIDAGNSHYEDTRRREAALAKKDLHFVGVGVSGGEEGALNGPSIMPGGSKESYKALGPLLEKISAKVDGEPCCAWIGTDGAGHFVKMVHNGIEYADMQVIGEAFDLLRSGAGIEPAEQAKIFSDWNQGELSSFLIEISAEVLGHVDARTGKPFVDVVVDAAGQKGTGRWTVISALELGSPVSGIAESVFARALSSQAEQRKLGQELLAGNEADVEIPETFVEDVRQALYASKLVSYAQGLDMLTSAAREYGWELKLDEIASLWRAGCIIRAELLKDITKAYAADGKPANLLFAPAFTKAIADALPAWRRVVATAVQLGIPVPVFSSSLAYYDGLRRKRVAAALIQGQRDLFGAHTYGRIDTEGTFHTLWGEDKSEIEAVDTH comes from the coding sequence ATGTCTGCACACATCGGTGTCACCGGCCTCGCCGTCATGGGCGCCAACCTTGCCCGCAACCTTGCCCGCAACGGGTTCACCGTTGCCCTGCACAACAGGTCGGTGGAGAAGACGCACGCGCTGCTGGAGAAGCACGGCTCCGAAGGAGACTTCATCCGGACCGAAACCCTCCAGGAACTGGTGGACTCCCTGGAGAAGCCCCGCCGGGTGCTCATCATGGTCAAGGCCGGCAAGCCCGTGGATTCGGTGATCGAGCAGCTCGAGCCGCTGCTGGAGCCGGGCGACATCATCATCGATGCCGGCAACTCCCACTACGAGGACACCCGCCGCCGCGAAGCCGCGCTGGCCAAAAAGGACCTGCACTTCGTGGGCGTCGGCGTGTCCGGCGGCGAAGAGGGTGCACTGAACGGTCCCTCCATCATGCCCGGCGGCTCCAAGGAGTCCTATAAGGCCCTCGGCCCGCTGCTGGAAAAGATCTCCGCAAAGGTCGACGGCGAGCCCTGCTGTGCCTGGATCGGCACCGACGGCGCGGGCCACTTCGTCAAGATGGTCCACAACGGCATCGAATACGCCGACATGCAGGTCATTGGCGAGGCTTTCGACCTGCTCCGCTCCGGCGCCGGCATCGAGCCCGCGGAGCAGGCAAAAATCTTCTCCGACTGGAACCAGGGCGAGCTGTCCTCCTTCCTGATCGAGATCTCCGCCGAGGTCCTGGGCCATGTGGACGCCAGGACCGGCAAGCCGTTCGTCGACGTCGTCGTCGACGCCGCCGGCCAGAAGGGCACGGGCCGCTGGACCGTCATCTCGGCCCTGGAACTGGGCTCGCCGGTCTCCGGCATCGCCGAATCCGTCTTCGCCCGGGCCCTCTCTTCCCAGGCTGAGCAGCGCAAGCTGGGCCAGGAACTGCTGGCAGGCAACGAGGCCGACGTCGAGATCCCCGAAACCTTCGTTGAGGATGTGCGCCAGGCGCTCTACGCCTCCAAGCTGGTCTCCTACGCCCAGGGCCTGGACATGCTGACCTCGGCAGCCAGGGAATACGGCTGGGAGCTGAAGCTGGACGAGATCGCCTCCCTGTGGCGCGCCGGCTGCATCATCCGTGCCGAGCTCCTCAAGGACATCACCAAGGCGTACGCCGCGGACGGGAAGCCGGCAAACCTGCTGTTCGCCCCGGCGTTCACCAAGGCCATCGCCGACGCCTTGCCGGCATGGCGCCGCGTTGTTGCCACCGCGGTCCAGCTCGGCATCCCGGTGCCGGTGTTCTCCTCATCGCTGGCGTACTACGACGGCCTGCGCCGCAAGCGCGTGGCGGCCGCCCTGATCCAGGGACAGCGCGACCTGTTCGGTGCCCACACTTACGGCCGCATCGACACCGAGGGAACCTTCCACACCCTCTGGGGCGAGGACAAGTCCGAAATTGAAGCGGTGGACACGCACTAG
- a CDS encoding FadR/GntR family transcriptional regulator → MTSSLHHRAIDNLGTRIISGDLPAGHIMLAEQLEDELKVSRSVIREAVRVLQSLGLVETTKRVGIRVLPASRWNPFDPQVIRWRLASGARGAQLRSLAELRAAVEPAAAELAAQNAPAALRMELVDVARAMREAGNNGEVARFLELDIRFHSLLLSGSGNEMFANLMGQVAETLTGRTVHGLMPDHPHQAALQWHEDVAQAIASGDAASAREASDRIMRRTMSQMADTWTEQPRVFIPVRQ, encoded by the coding sequence ATGACCAGCAGCCTCCACCACCGTGCCATCGATAACCTTGGCACCCGCATTATCTCGGGGGATCTCCCTGCCGGCCACATCATGCTCGCCGAGCAGCTGGAGGATGAACTGAAGGTTTCCCGCTCCGTGATCCGGGAAGCCGTGCGGGTCCTGCAGTCACTTGGCCTGGTGGAAACCACCAAGCGGGTGGGCATCCGGGTGTTGCCGGCAAGCCGCTGGAATCCTTTCGATCCGCAGGTCATCCGGTGGCGGCTTGCAAGCGGCGCCCGCGGAGCCCAGCTGCGTTCCCTCGCCGAACTGCGCGCTGCGGTGGAACCCGCAGCCGCCGAACTGGCCGCCCAGAATGCCCCGGCCGCGCTGCGGATGGAGCTCGTGGACGTTGCGCGTGCCATGCGCGAGGCCGGCAACAACGGTGAGGTTGCGCGCTTCCTGGAACTGGACATCCGGTTCCACTCCCTGCTGCTTTCCGGTTCCGGCAACGAGATGTTCGCCAACCTCATGGGACAGGTGGCCGAGACCCTGACGGGTCGCACCGTCCATGGTCTGATGCCGGACCACCCGCACCAGGCCGCCCTCCAGTGGCACGAGGACGTGGCGCAGGCGATTGCCAGCGGCGATGCCGCGTCGGCACGTGAGGCCTCAGACCGGATCATGCGGCGGACCATGTCGCAGATGGCCGACACCTGGACGGAGCAGCCCCGGGTCTTTATCCCTGTTCGACAGTGA
- a CDS encoding SDR family oxidoreductase: MSSMFDLTGKVALVTGSSRGIGNALARALADAGATVVLNGVNEERLKAAASVMAADLAPGQVHSVAFDVTDDAAAAHGVAWVEEHVGPLEILVNNAGIQHRVPMLELDVKDWERVISTDLTSAFLVGREAARFMIPRGHGKIINICSVQTDLARPTIAPYVAAKGGLRNLTRAMTAEWAGSGLQINGIAPGYIHTEMTQNLVDDEQFNSWILGRTPANRWGTVQDLAGPAVWLASSGSDFVNGQTIFIDGGMTVVV, from the coding sequence ATGAGTTCGATGTTTGACCTAACCGGAAAGGTTGCCCTTGTCACGGGTTCAAGCCGGGGGATTGGTAACGCGTTGGCCAGGGCCTTGGCCGACGCCGGCGCAACAGTTGTGCTGAACGGCGTCAATGAGGAGCGGCTCAAGGCTGCCGCCTCGGTGATGGCTGCGGACCTCGCACCCGGGCAGGTGCACAGCGTTGCCTTTGATGTCACTGACGATGCCGCGGCTGCCCATGGTGTGGCGTGGGTGGAGGAGCATGTGGGTCCGTTGGAGATTCTGGTGAACAATGCCGGGATCCAGCACCGGGTGCCCATGTTGGAGTTGGACGTGAAGGATTGGGAGCGGGTGATTTCCACGGACCTGACCAGTGCTTTCCTGGTGGGCCGGGAGGCGGCCCGGTTCATGATTCCGCGCGGGCACGGGAAGATCATCAACATATGCTCGGTGCAGACAGACCTGGCCCGGCCCACGATCGCACCTTATGTTGCGGCGAAGGGCGGGCTGCGGAACCTTACCCGGGCCATGACCGCGGAGTGGGCGGGCTCCGGTTTGCAGATCAACGGGATCGCGCCGGGCTACATCCATACCGAGATGACGCAGAACCTGGTGGACGACGAGCAGTTCAACTCCTGGATCCTGGGCCGCACCCCGGCGAACCGGTGGGGGACCGTGCAGGACCTTGCCGGGCCGGCGGTGTGGCTTGCCTCGTCCGGGTCGGACTTCGTGAACGGGCAGACGATCTTTATCGACGGCGGAATGACGGTGGTGGTCTGA
- a CDS encoding NAD(P)-dependent oxidoreductase has translation MEDKRAGFVGLGLMGNLMAINAISAGWQISGWNRSPDALSRLQNLGGVAVARIADMRDLPTIVFMLPDLSYIEEAARGLLESWEQNPPAPHTVLLVMSSVSPTGVQEFGRRVREISAGNAQVVDAPVSGGTKGAADGTLAIMAGADDEEAFHRVEPLLRSMGTTVRHLGPLGAGSLAKACNQLVVGTTTAALAEAAELAERSGLDPAALFEVLAGGLAASRVLDIVGPRLAAKDYAPTGPAKFMHKDLSFVLAAAGAVGAVTPMAAAGVELYAELKRQGLGDQDLAVVRQAISNLSHGAAQAAEGTVAP, from the coding sequence ATGGAGGACAAACGGGCAGGCTTCGTTGGTTTGGGGCTGATGGGCAACCTTATGGCGATCAATGCCATCAGCGCGGGATGGCAGATCAGCGGCTGGAACCGGTCCCCGGACGCGCTCAGCCGGCTGCAGAACCTCGGCGGTGTTGCCGTGGCGCGGATCGCAGACATGCGCGACCTTCCCACCATCGTTTTCATGCTGCCCGACCTGTCTTACATAGAGGAAGCGGCACGCGGCCTCCTGGAGAGCTGGGAACAGAATCCGCCGGCACCGCATACTGTCCTGCTGGTCATGAGCAGCGTCTCGCCCACCGGCGTTCAGGAGTTCGGCCGCCGCGTCCGGGAGATCAGCGCCGGCAACGCGCAGGTGGTGGATGCGCCCGTCAGTGGAGGCACCAAGGGCGCCGCGGACGGCACGCTGGCGATCATGGCTGGCGCCGATGACGAAGAGGCGTTCCACCGTGTGGAGCCCCTGCTGAGGTCCATGGGCACCACGGTGCGTCACCTTGGCCCCCTCGGCGCAGGGTCGCTTGCCAAGGCCTGCAACCAGTTGGTGGTGGGTACCACGACGGCGGCGCTTGCCGAAGCTGCCGAACTTGCCGAACGTTCCGGGCTGGACCCGGCGGCACTTTTCGAAGTCCTGGCCGGGGGCCTTGCTGCCAGCAGGGTCCTTGACATCGTCGGCCCGCGCCTCGCTGCCAAGGACTACGCCCCCACCGGACCGGCAAAATTCATGCACAAGGATCTTTCCTTTGTGCTGGCCGCTGCAGGGGCGGTGGGCGCGGTGACCCCCATGGCGGCCGCCGGCGTCGAACTCTACGCGGAGCTTAAGCGCCAGGGCCTCGGCGACCAGGACCTCGCGGTGGTCCGCCAGGCAATTTCCAACCTCAGTCACGGAGCTGCGCAAGCGGCGGAAGGAACCGTTGCACCATGA
- a CDS encoding NAD-dependent protein deacetylase, with protein MAEQRRGTGLTGFASMPPVAPVPPSGDDLEVLARIRELLAGAPFALLTGAGLSTDSGIPDYRGPDSPPRRPMTYQEFVRDAGNRRRYWARNHIGWSHMRHADPNQGHYSAAELERRGYLTGLITQNVDRLHQDAGSSNVVDLHGRYDQVICLDCGRTYTRRLLAGVFEELNPGFLERAAASGLVEMAPDADATVEDQALIGSFVVPVCPACGGTLKPDFVYFGENVPKDRVERSYAMVDRAAALVVAGSSLTVMSGLRFVRHAAKESKPVVIINRGTTRGDDKATIKLETGVSQALGYLAAELPSL; from the coding sequence ATGGCGGAGCAGCGGCGGGGGACGGGCCTTACCGGCTTTGCAAGCATGCCGCCGGTAGCCCCTGTTCCGCCCTCAGGCGATGACCTGGAAGTTCTCGCCAGGATCCGCGAGCTTCTTGCCGGCGCCCCCTTCGCGCTGCTGACAGGTGCCGGGCTGAGCACCGACTCCGGCATCCCGGATTACCGTGGCCCGGACTCGCCGCCCCGGCGGCCCATGACCTACCAGGAGTTTGTCCGGGACGCGGGAAACAGGCGGCGGTACTGGGCCAGGAACCATATTGGGTGGTCCCATATGCGGCACGCGGACCCGAACCAGGGGCACTATTCGGCGGCGGAGCTGGAACGCCGCGGTTACCTGACAGGCCTGATCACCCAGAACGTTGACCGCCTGCACCAGGACGCGGGCAGCTCCAACGTCGTGGACCTCCACGGCCGGTATGACCAGGTGATATGCCTGGACTGCGGGCGCACCTACACCCGGCGCCTCCTGGCCGGTGTCTTTGAGGAACTCAACCCCGGATTCCTGGAACGGGCAGCGGCCTCCGGGCTGGTGGAAATGGCCCCGGACGCTGACGCTACCGTGGAGGACCAGGCCCTTATCGGCAGCTTCGTGGTGCCGGTTTGTCCTGCCTGCGGCGGGACCCTGAAGCCGGACTTTGTGTACTTCGGGGAAAACGTGCCCAAGGACCGGGTGGAACGTTCCTACGCCATGGTGGACCGGGCGGCTGCGCTGGTAGTGGCCGGCTCATCCCTGACGGTCATGAGCGGCCTTCGGTTCGTGCGGCACGCCGCCAAGGAGTCCAAGCCGGTAGTGATCATCAACCGCGGCACCACGCGGGGTGATGACAAGGCGACCATCAAGCTCGAAACCGGCGTCAGCCAGGCGCTGGGGTACCTGGCCGCTGAACTTCCCTCCCTGTAG
- a CDS encoding peroxiredoxin has product MTAAVEAASAVVPALGAPAPDFELANQYGEPVKLSSFRGQNVALVFYPFAFSGICTGELCEIRDNLATFEDSNAVVLAVSVDSKFSVRAYAAQEGYTFDLLADFWPHGAVASAYGVFDADSGMAKRATFIIDTDGRIRYSVVNPRGQARDFGEYRAALAGLKQD; this is encoded by the coding sequence ATGACGGCAGCGGTTGAGGCCGCCTCTGCAGTTGTTCCTGCGCTGGGGGCACCAGCCCCTGACTTTGAGCTTGCCAACCAGTACGGCGAGCCGGTGAAGCTGTCATCCTTCCGGGGCCAAAACGTTGCGCTGGTCTTCTATCCGTTTGCGTTCTCCGGGATCTGTACCGGCGAGTTGTGCGAGATACGGGACAACCTGGCCACATTCGAGGATTCGAACGCAGTGGTCCTGGCGGTGTCGGTGGACAGCAAGTTCAGCGTCCGTGCCTATGCGGCACAGGAAGGCTATACTTTCGACCTCCTTGCCGACTTCTGGCCGCACGGAGCCGTGGCCAGCGCCTACGGTGTGTTTGACGCCGACAGCGGCATGGCCAAGCGGGCCACCTTCATCATCGACACTGACGGCAGGATCCGCTACAGCGTTGTGAATCCCCGCGGCCAAGCCCGGGACTTTGGCGAATACCGCGCTGCCCTGGCGGGTTTGAAGCAGGACTGA
- a CDS encoding DUF3052 domain-containing protein, which produces MSEADAATSVNVAEKLGFKNGDLIQEFGYDGDVDFDLRDDIEDLTGSELLDEDDHEVADAVILWWRDGDGDLVDSLMDSLTTLSETGVVWVLTPKSGRDGYVSPADIQEAAPTAGLHVTTSAGVSKDWSATRLVSRKNK; this is translated from the coding sequence GTGAGCGAGGCCGACGCCGCCACTTCGGTAAATGTGGCGGAAAAATTGGGTTTCAAAAACGGGGATCTGATTCAGGAGTTCGGTTACGACGGTGATGTCGATTTCGACTTGCGTGACGATATTGAGGACCTCACCGGTTCCGAGTTGCTGGACGAGGACGATCATGAGGTAGCGGACGCCGTCATCCTCTGGTGGCGCGACGGCGACGGAGACTTGGTGGACAGCCTGATGGATTCCCTCACTACCCTTAGCGAAACCGGCGTTGTCTGGGTCCTTACCCCCAAGTCGGGCAGGGACGGATACGTTTCGCCCGCGGACATCCAGGAAGCCGCACCTACCGCCGGCCTGCACGTCACCACATCAGCGGGAGTGTCAAAGGACTGGAGTGCAACCCGCCTGGTCAGCAGGAAGAACAAATGA
- the aceE gene encoding pyruvate dehydrogenase (acetyl-transferring), homodimeric type: MAAGEDTSHILSGLTNQLPDRDPEETAEWVESLDALIREQGTERAQYIMRSLLQRAGAQSVGVPMVTTTDYVNTIPVDQEAQFPGNEEYERRYRAYMRWNAAVMVHRAQRPDIGVGGHISTYAGAATLYEVGFNHFFRGKDHPGGGDQVFFQGHASPGMYARAFMEGRLSEEDLDGFRQEKSREGHALSSYPHPRLMPHFWEFPTVSMGIGPMNAIYQAQNNRYLHNRGLKDTSDQQVWAFLGDGEMDEPESRGLLQLAANENLDNLNFVINCNLQRLDGPVRGNGKIMQELEAFFRGAGWNVIKVVWGREWDDLLTRDTDGSLVKIMNETVDGDYQTYKAESGGFVREHFFGKTPQTKDLVADLTDDQIWNLKRGGHDYRKVYAAYKAATEFKGKPTVILAHTVKGYGLGPHFEGRNATHQMKKLTQDDLKKFRDHLRIPVTDEQIENDAYRPPYYHPGNDAPEIKYMMERRAALGGSVPERRNTHAEIALPDAKSYEVAKRGSGKQQAATTMAFVRLLKDLMRDKNFGKHIAPIIPDEARTFGMDAFFPTAKIYNPKGQNYLSVDRDLVLAYKESPAGQLIHPGINEAGAVAAFTAAGTSYATHGVPLVPVYVFYSMFGFQRTGDAFWAAADQMTRGFIIGATAGRTTLTGEGLQHADGHSPLLASTNPAVITYDPAYGYEIGHIMRSGLERMYGPDSDEKNVMYYLTVYNEPIVQPAEPENLDVEGVIKGIYLLAPAKIDGPRTQILASGVSVPWAIDAQRILADDWNVSADIWSVTSWNELRRDGLAAEEEAFLNPGQPARTPFVTQQLEGATGPIVAVSDYMKAVPDQIRQFVPNEFATLGADGFGFSDTRAAARRYFKNDTHSIVVRALEMLARRGEVDVDAPVKAIEKYKLLNVNAGTTGNAGGEA; the protein is encoded by the coding sequence GTGGCTGCAGGAGAAGATACCTCCCATATCCTCAGCGGGTTGACTAACCAGCTGCCTGATCGTGATCCGGAAGAGACTGCCGAGTGGGTTGAGTCCCTGGATGCGTTGATCAGGGAACAGGGCACCGAGCGTGCCCAATACATCATGCGGAGCCTGCTGCAGCGCGCGGGCGCGCAGAGCGTCGGGGTGCCGATGGTGACCACCACTGATTACGTGAACACGATCCCGGTGGACCAGGAAGCCCAGTTCCCGGGCAACGAGGAGTACGAGCGCCGGTACCGTGCGTACATGCGGTGGAACGCCGCGGTCATGGTCCACCGGGCGCAGCGGCCCGATATCGGGGTCGGCGGGCACATCTCCACCTACGCCGGGGCCGCGACCCTGTACGAGGTTGGGTTCAACCACTTCTTCCGCGGCAAGGACCACCCCGGCGGCGGGGACCAGGTCTTCTTCCAGGGCCACGCCTCCCCCGGCATGTACGCCCGGGCGTTCATGGAAGGACGCCTGTCCGAGGAGGACCTGGACGGGTTCCGGCAGGAAAAGTCCCGTGAAGGCCATGCCCTGTCCTCCTACCCGCACCCGCGCCTGATGCCGCACTTCTGGGAATTCCCCACCGTGTCCATGGGCATCGGCCCGATGAACGCGATCTACCAGGCCCAGAACAACCGGTACCTGCACAACCGCGGCCTGAAAGACACGTCCGACCAGCAGGTCTGGGCGTTCCTGGGCGACGGCGAAATGGACGAGCCCGAGTCCCGCGGCCTGCTCCAGCTCGCCGCGAACGAGAACCTGGACAACCTGAACTTCGTGATCAACTGCAACCTCCAGCGCCTGGACGGCCCGGTACGGGGCAACGGCAAGATCATGCAGGAACTCGAAGCGTTCTTCCGCGGCGCGGGCTGGAACGTGATCAAGGTCGTCTGGGGCCGGGAGTGGGATGACCTGCTCACCCGCGACACCGACGGGTCCCTGGTGAAGATCATGAACGAGACCGTCGACGGGGACTACCAGACCTACAAAGCCGAATCCGGCGGGTTCGTCCGCGAACACTTCTTCGGCAAGACCCCGCAGACCAAAGACCTCGTCGCGGACCTCACCGATGACCAGATCTGGAACCTCAAACGCGGCGGCCACGACTACCGCAAGGTCTACGCCGCCTACAAGGCCGCCACCGAATTCAAGGGCAAACCCACCGTCATCCTCGCCCACACCGTCAAGGGCTACGGGCTGGGCCCGCACTTCGAGGGCCGCAACGCGACCCACCAGATGAAGAAACTGACCCAGGATGACCTGAAGAAGTTCCGCGACCACCTCCGGATCCCCGTCACCGACGAACAGATCGAAAACGACGCGTACCGGCCGCCGTACTACCACCCCGGTAACGACGCCCCGGAAATCAAGTACATGATGGAACGCCGTGCCGCCCTCGGCGGGTCCGTCCCGGAGCGCCGGAACACCCACGCCGAAATCGCGTTGCCGGACGCGAAGTCCTACGAGGTGGCCAAGCGCGGATCCGGCAAGCAGCAGGCCGCCACCACCATGGCCTTCGTCCGGCTCCTCAAGGACCTGATGCGGGATAAGAACTTCGGCAAGCACATCGCCCCGATCATCCCCGACGAAGCCCGTACCTTCGGCATGGATGCGTTCTTCCCCACCGCGAAGATCTACAACCCCAAGGGCCAGAACTACCTCTCCGTGGACCGCGACCTGGTCCTGGCCTACAAGGAATCCCCCGCCGGGCAACTGATCCACCCCGGCATCAACGAAGCCGGCGCCGTGGCAGCCTTCACCGCCGCCGGGACCTCCTACGCCACCCACGGCGTGCCCCTGGTCCCGGTCTACGTGTTCTACTCCATGTTCGGCTTCCAGCGCACCGGCGACGCCTTCTGGGCAGCAGCGGACCAAATGACCCGCGGCTTCATCATCGGCGCCACCGCAGGACGGACCACCCTCACCGGCGAAGGCCTCCAGCACGCCGACGGCCACTCCCCCCTGCTGGCCTCCACCAACCCCGCCGTCATCACCTACGACCCCGCCTACGGCTACGAAATCGGGCACATCATGCGCTCCGGCCTCGAACGCATGTACGGGCCGGACTCGGACGAGAAGAACGTCATGTACTACCTCACCGTGTACAACGAACCCATCGTCCAACCCGCAGAACCGGAAAACCTCGACGTCGAAGGCGTCATCAAGGGCATCTACCTCCTCGCCCCGGCAAAGATCGACGGTCCCCGCACCCAGATCCTCGCCTCCGGCGTCTCCGTGCCCTGGGCCATCGACGCCCAACGCATCCTCGCCGATGACTGGAACGTCTCCGCCGACATCTGGTCCGTCACCTCCTGGAACGAACTGCGCCGCGACGGACTCGCCGCCGAAGAAGAAGCCTTCCTCAACCCCGGCCAACCCGCCCGCACCCCCTTCGTCACCCAACAACTCGAAGGCGCCACCGGCCCCATCGTCGCCGTATCCGACTACATGAAAGCCGTGCCCGACCAGATCCGCCAATTCGTCCCCAACGAATTCGCCACCCTCGGCGCCGACGGCTTCGGCTTCTCCGACACCCGCGCAGCAGCCCGCCGCTACTTCAAAAACGACACCCACTCCATCGTGGTGCGCGCCCTTGAAATGCTGGCGCGCCGCGGCGAGGTGGACGTCGATGCCCCGGTCAAGGCGATCGAGAAGTACAAGCTGCTCAACGTCAACGCCGGCACCACCGGCAATGCCGGAGGCGAAGCCTAG
- a CDS encoding PucR family transcriptional regulator codes for MPAPASPSAKRKPTPPKVTPEKSETLKQLRANVGQLSTSTMRKLEQSLPWYSRLSADERSALGMVAQNGIAAFVTWYERPSSPSWILTDVFGTAPTELTRSISLQKALQLIRIVVEVVEDQVPVIAPEADQPSLREAVLRYSREVAFAAADVYARAAESRGSWDTRLEALIVDAILRGENTDALRSRIAALGWKAQERFTVMVGNSPSEPSASYVSELRRMAGRYAEDALVGIQGDRLILILGGVQDRETAYVKLSDMFAPGPVVYGAEASSLLEASSSAQSAFAGLTAARAWPSAPRPVAADDLLPERVISGDDAARRSLVKNIYRPLLAASNGLVETLGTYLELGHSLEATARELFVHANTVRYRLKRVCDVTGWDPLLPREAFVLQAALVVGRLSAPPKAATERQASRNQS; via the coding sequence ATGCCAGCACCAGCCAGCCCGTCTGCCAAGCGGAAACCGACCCCGCCGAAGGTCACGCCGGAGAAGTCCGAAACCCTCAAGCAGCTCCGCGCAAACGTCGGCCAGCTCTCCACCAGCACCATGCGCAAGCTGGAGCAGTCGCTGCCCTGGTACAGCCGGCTCAGCGCTGATGAGCGGTCGGCGCTGGGCATGGTGGCGCAGAACGGCATCGCCGCCTTCGTGACCTGGTATGAGCGGCCGAGCTCGCCGTCGTGGATCCTCACGGATGTATTTGGGACGGCGCCAACGGAGCTGACCCGTTCGATCAGCCTTCAGAAGGCGTTGCAGCTGATCAGGATCGTGGTGGAGGTGGTGGAAGACCAGGTACCGGTCATCGCGCCCGAAGCCGACCAACCATCCCTGCGCGAGGCCGTCCTGCGGTACTCGCGGGAAGTCGCCTTTGCCGCCGCGGACGTGTATGCACGCGCTGCTGAATCCCGCGGTTCCTGGGATACTCGCCTGGAGGCATTGATTGTTGACGCGATCCTGCGGGGCGAAAACACGGACGCCTTGCGCTCACGCATCGCAGCGCTTGGCTGGAAAGCACAGGAGCGGTTCACCGTGATGGTGGGGAATTCGCCGTCCGAACCCAGTGCCAGCTATGTCAGCGAACTGAGGCGGATGGCCGGGCGCTACGCGGAGGATGCACTGGTGGGGATCCAGGGCGACCGCCTGATCCTCATCCTTGGCGGCGTGCAGGACCGCGAAACGGCGTATGTGAAGCTGAGCGACATGTTCGCCCCCGGCCCCGTGGTGTATGGGGCCGAAGCCAGTTCGCTGCTGGAGGCCAGCAGTTCTGCGCAGTCAGCCTTTGCCGGACTGACGGCAGCCCGTGCCTGGCCCTCCGCCCCCCGGCCCGTCGCCGCCGACGACCTGCTGCCGGAGCGGGTTATTTCCGGTGATGACGCGGCGCGCCGCTCGCTCGTGAAGAACATTTACCGGCCGCTCCTGGCCGCATCCAACGGCCTGGTGGAAACGCTTGGAACCTATTTGGAACTGGGGCATTCGCTTGAGGCCACGGCGCGGGAACTCTTCGTCCACGCCAACACCGTGCGGTACCGGTTGAAGCGGGTCTGCGACGTCACAGGCTGGGACCCGCTGCTGCCGAGGGAGGCATTCGTGCTTCAGGCCGCGCTGGTGGTGGGCCGCCTCTCGGCCCCGCCGAAGGCCGCCACGGAGCGGCAGGCGTCCCGTAACCAGTCCTGA
- a CDS encoding ACP S-malonyltransferase has translation MLAIVCPGQGSQTPGFLAPWLELPSVAGQLASLSDIAGIDLIAHGTTSDEETIKDTAVAQPLIVAAGLVTAASLFDVELNSLPVILAGHSVGEITASALAGVLTEQEAMTFVRERANSMAAAAAVTPTGMSAVVGGDPAEVLAAIEAAGAAPANVNGAGQTVAAGTFDQLKALADNPPAKARVIPLKVAGAFHTRHMSPAASALEKLKPQLNPVAPKVPLLSNFDGGEVTDGDAAVESLIAQVSRPVRWDLCMETMVSRGVTGVIELAPAGTLAGLAKRGMPGVKTVAVKTPDDLSAALALFAELEGNA, from the coding sequence GTGCTTGCAATAGTCTGCCCTGGACAGGGCTCACAGACCCCGGGTTTTCTGGCCCCCTGGCTGGAACTTCCCTCGGTGGCAGGCCAGCTGGCCTCCCTGAGTGACATCGCAGGCATCGACCTGATAGCCCATGGGACCACCTCCGATGAGGAAACCATCAAGGACACTGCCGTGGCGCAGCCCCTGATCGTTGCCGCGGGCCTGGTCACCGCCGCTTCCCTCTTCGACGTCGAGCTCAACTCCCTGCCCGTGATCCTCGCGGGCCACTCCGTGGGTGAGATTACTGCGTCCGCCCTTGCCGGAGTGCTGACGGAGCAGGAAGCCATGACCTTCGTCCGCGAACGTGCCAACAGCATGGCTGCCGCGGCTGCCGTCACCCCCACCGGCATGAGCGCCGTCGTGGGCGGCGACCCCGCCGAGGTGCTGGCTGCCATCGAGGCCGCCGGCGCCGCTCCTGCCAATGTCAATGGTGCCGGGCAGACAGTCGCGGCCGGAACCTTTGACCAGTTGAAGGCCCTGGCCGACAACCCGCCCGCCAAGGCCCGCGTCATCCCGCTCAAGGTGGCTGGCGCCTTCCACACCCGCCACATGTCGCCCGCGGCCAGTGCGCTGGAGAAATTGAAGCCGCAGCTGAACCCGGTGGCGCCCAAGGTGCCCCTGCTGTCGAACTTCGACGGCGGTGAAGTCACCGACGGCGATGCCGCCGTCGAAAGCCTGATTGCCCAGGTGTCCCGGCCGGTCCGGTGGGACCTCTGCATGGAAACCATGGTCAGCCGCGGTGTTACCGGCGTGATTGAACTCGCCCCCGCCGGCACGCTGGCCGGGCTGGCAAAGCGCGGCATGCCCGGCGTCAAGACCGTCGCGGTCAAGACCCCCGATGATCTCTCCGCCGCACTGGCACTTTTTGCAGAACTGGAGGGCAACGCATGA